The Actinomadura graeca nucleotide sequence ACCGCGGCGGCCATCAGCTCGCTGATCAGCCCCGCGTAGGCGCGCAGGGCCGAGATGTCGGAGTCGTCCCACCCGTACGGCTGCGACCTGTAGACGTTCAAGGTGCCGACCGGGCTGCCCCCCAGCAGTATCGGCACCCCGGCCACCGCCCGCACGCGCTCGTCCAGCACCTCGACGAGCTGGGGCCAGCGGGCGTCGGAACGCACGTCCTTGGTGGAGACGGGGTGGCCGACGACGTAGGTGTCCCAGCACGGGCCCTCTTCGGCCTGGATCTGGGCCTGCTCCAATGACCGCCCGACCTCGTCGGAGGCCGCCACGTAGTGGAGCTGTTCCTCCTCGTCGATGAGCATGATGCCGGCGCCGTCGTAGCCGAACAGCTCGTCCACCGAACTGACCACCCGCTGGAGCGCGCGCACGACGTCGGTCTCGTACGGCGTCTTGCGCAGGAACTCAAGGCTGGTGTGCAGGGCTTCGGTGTCGATATGCATCATGATCTATGTCCTTGGATGGCGGACCGGCGGTCGGAGGGCTGGGCGAGCACTACGGCCATCCGTGGTCGTCCGACGCGGAATGCGCGGCGAGACGGACCAGCAGATCGGCTGCCGTGTCGGCGAGGTGCTCACCGACCGCGATCTGGTCCCGCGTCCAGGTGCACGGGGTCACCCGGTAGAAGTTCAAGGCCCCGATGACCCCTCCGTCGAGGTGGACCGGCACCGACAGCACCGCCCTCACCGGCGCCGCCCGGCGCGCCAGACGCGCGTAGCCGGGCCCGTCCCGGCGCTCCAGGTCCCCCACGGCGACGGGGTGGTCGGCGGCCACGGACTCTTGCGCGGGCCCGACCTGCTCGGCCTGCTGCGCGTACTCCAGCTCCAGGCCCTCCGCCGTTGACCCGCCCACGGCACGCAGTTCACTTGTCTCGGCGGCCAGCATCAGGGCCACGCCGTCCGTCCTGGAGATGAGCGCCATTGAGCGCAGCGCAGCGGCCAGCCGCCCGGCGACCGCGGACCACCGCTGGCGGACGTCCGTCCCCCGCCCGGCGCCCTTGGAGCCGTCCCGCGGTTCCTGCCGATGGTCATAATGATCACCGATGTCGCGCTCGTTCGCCACGATGGTCCCTTCGGGCAGGCTGAAAGCACTGATCCGCGGACACAGGGCGGAACTTCGTCCCCTACCCTACCCGCCCCGCACGCGCCCACACCACCAAGCCACTCCGCCCACGACCTGCGCCCGAGCTAACCCCCACCAGCACCGGGCAAGCCGGCGCGCACGGCCGGGGGGCCGCCGTCCCGCCGATCAAGGACAACCGGTCCCGTTCCAACAGTCACCTCATCCAAAGGGCTCACCACGGCGGGGCCTCTCCAGGGGCGGAGCGCCACGCGCGGCGCGGATCACCATCGCCAGGCACTCCGATCGGCGGGAATCGGCGAGGACCCAGCACAGCGCTCCCAGGGCGGCCAGCACGACGACCGCCAGGGCGGCCAGCCCGACCAGCATCGGCGCCCCCGCAGCCGTGACCACCGGCGGCACCGAGATCACGACGCCCAGCGGCCCGCCCACCCGCGCGGCCCTCCTCGCCCTTGCCCACCTCATGACACTCCACCCGTGCGCCGACGCGGCGGTTTCGGCCCGTTGTGCCGCTCTCCGGCCGCGCCCCCACGGCCGCGCGGCCCACGGAACCGCGATCATCCGCGCTTGAGCGGGGAGCACGGGACACCGATTCCGTTACATTCCTTATGCCGCGAAGAATCGGCGACTGCAACATGCACGGCCACAAGCAGTGCAGCATTGACAACAATGTATCGGAAAGGAAAGAACGTCACCGTGGGCCCACGGACCGGAGTTTGTCCAGCTCAGCCCACTATTAAAAACGGCGCGAGCGATCCAGTCGCGCGACGGTGCAACTATCGCGTGCACTTTCATTGCAAGCGATACCTCCCTAGGCTCGACTATTATCGCCATTTGAGAACGGAAGGTGAACGGGATGGCAGCGGGAGCGGCCCCGAGCGTCCGCAAGCAGCGTCTGGGCGTGGCCCTGCGCCGCCTGCGGGAGGGACGCGGCCTCAGCGCGGACACGGCCGGCCGGCGTCTGGGCTGGTCGGCGTCCAAGGTGAGCCGCATCGAGGGGGCGCGCATCGGCGTGGATCTCGCCGACCTGCGTGCGATGCTCCGCCTGTACGGGGCCGACGCGCACCTGGGCGAGGAG carries:
- a CDS encoding GAF and ANTAR domain-containing protein; its protein translation is MMHIDTEALHTSLEFLRKTPYETDVVRALQRVVSSVDELFGYDGAGIMLIDEEEQLHYVAASDEVGRSLEQAQIQAEEGPCWDTYVVGHPVSTKDVRSDARWPQLVEVLDERVRAVAGVPILLGGSPVGTLNVYRSQPYGWDDSDISALRAYAGLISELMAAAVSSQEHSVTATQLQYALDYRVIIERAIGYLMATHRVDAVSAFNRLRKQARDNRRRVADLAAEILEKGVS
- a CDS encoding GAF domain-containing protein, which encodes MANERDIGDHYDHRQEPRDGSKGAGRGTDVRQRWSAVAGRLAAALRSMALISRTDGVALMLAAETSELRAVGGSTAEGLELEYAQQAEQVGPAQESVAADHPVAVGDLERRDGPGYARLARRAAPVRAVLSVPVHLDGGVIGALNFYRVTPCTWTRDQIAVGEHLADTAADLLVRLAAHSASDDHGWP